A single genomic interval of Polaribacter vadi harbors:
- a CDS encoding S8 family serine peptidase → MRILKPVLYTAFAGLFLASCKTIPNLPVPNGSNNAINIPAKKVALTDVEKDNWQHLDLATDTIPGMSVDKAYKFLKGKTSVTVVVGVVDSGTDLKHEDLVDVAWVNTKETAGNGIDDDKNGYIDDINGWNFLGKSYKEHLEYERILMNPSVADSETLAEVKAYYQEKLDAAKKANETLLQNKTRYEQLLQGVKTANEAFVKHFGKEDYTKEEVLAISTTDENLSNQVAFAKQMYAFGLPSMAAAKTEIEGGVNYFIDQLAANKKLISGDNLKTDYRTVVGDNPYDINDKPGYGDGNPGHSEIDEAHGSHVSGIIGATRNNGIGMNGVANNVKIMAVRSVSGGDEYDKDVALGIRYAVDNGAKVINTSFGKPFSPNKEWVYDAIKYAAEKDVLIVNAAGNDGKNIDIERTYPNDSEDLKMEFSNNLLSIGAMSASYDENLPASFSNYGKINVDIFAPGVQIHSTTPENGYAKFSGTSMAAPSTSGVAALIRSYYPELSANQVKMIIMNSGTKIDLQVVKPGSQSQENPKGEMVPFSDLSVTGRVVNANNALQMADRIVNGK, encoded by the coding sequence GATAATTGGCAACATTTAGATTTAGCAACAGACACCATTCCAGGAATGAGTGTAGATAAAGCATACAAATTTTTAAAGGGAAAAACGAGTGTAACTGTAGTTGTTGGAGTTGTAGATTCTGGAACAGATTTAAAACACGAAGATTTAGTAGACGTTGCTTGGGTAAACACAAAAGAAACTGCTGGTAATGGAATTGATGACGATAAAAATGGCTATATAGATGATATTAATGGATGGAATTTTTTAGGAAAATCTTACAAAGAGCATTTAGAATATGAGCGTATTTTAATGAATCCATCAGTAGCTGATTCAGAAACATTAGCTGAAGTAAAAGCTTATTACCAAGAAAAATTGGATGCTGCAAAAAAAGCAAATGAAACGTTGTTGCAAAACAAAACAAGATATGAGCAATTATTACAAGGTGTAAAAACTGCAAATGAAGCTTTTGTAAAACATTTCGGAAAAGAAGATTATACAAAAGAAGAAGTTTTAGCAATTTCTACAACTGATGAAAATTTATCAAATCAAGTTGCTTTTGCAAAACAAATGTATGCTTTTGGTTTACCATCTATGGCAGCAGCAAAAACAGAAATAGAAGGTGGTGTAAATTATTTTATTGATCAATTAGCAGCCAATAAAAAATTAATAAGTGGCGATAATTTAAAAACGGATTACAGAACAGTTGTTGGTGATAATCCTTATGATATTAATGACAAACCTGGTTATGGAGATGGAAATCCTGGGCATTCTGAAATTGATGAAGCTCATGGATCTCACGTTTCAGGAATTATTGGAGCTACAAGAAATAATGGAATAGGAATGAATGGAGTTGCAAATAATGTAAAAATTATGGCAGTTCGTTCAGTTTCTGGTGGAGATGAATATGATAAAGATGTTGCTTTAGGAATTAGATATGCAGTAGATAATGGAGCAAAAGTGATTAATACTAGTTTTGGTAAACCATTTTCGCCAAATAAAGAATGGGTTTATGATGCTATTAAATACGCAGCAGAAAAGGATGTTTTAATTGTAAATGCAGCAGGAAATGATGGTAAAAATATTGATATTGAAAGAACTTATCCAAATGATTCTGAAGATTTAAAAATGGAGTTTTCAAATAATTTATTATCAATAGGAGCAATGAGTGCTAGTTATGATGAAAATTTACCAGCATCATTTTCTAATTATGGAAAAATAAATGTTGATATTTTTGCTCCTGGAGTTCAAATACATTCTACGACTCCAGAAAATGGGTATGCAAAATTTAGTGGAACATCTATGGCAGCACCTTCAACTTCTGGAGTTGCAGCTTTAATACGTTCTTACTATCCAGAATTATCTGCAAATCAAGTGAAGATGATTATTATGAATTCTGGAACAAAAATAGATTTACAAGTTGTAAAACCAGGTTCACAATCTCAAGAAAATCCTAAAGGAGAAATGGTTCCTTTTTCAGATTTATCTGTAACTGGTAGAGTTGTAAATGCAAATAATGCTTTGCAAATGGCAGACAGAATTGTTAACGGAAAATAA